The Henckelia pumila isolate YLH828 chromosome 2, ASM3356847v2, whole genome shotgun sequence genome includes a window with the following:
- the LOC140885552 gene encoding serine/threonine-protein kinase BSK1-like, with translation MGCCESKEGPPRGAEKGQWQQQHHGHRRSSSVNGGGSTGFAEFSLPELKAATNNFSSDNIVSESGEKAPNVVYKGRLQNQRWIAVKKFTKLAWPDHKQFAEEAKEVAKLKHKRLANLIGYCCEGDERLLVAEFMPNETLVKHLFHWENQTPEWAMRLRVALYMAEALDYCSNEGRPLYHDLNAYRVLFDENGDPRLSCFGLMKNSRDGKSYSTNLAYTPPEYLRNGRVTPETVVFSFGTVLLDLLSGKHIPPSHALDMIRGKNILLLMDSHLEGNFSAEEATVVFDLASQCLQYEPRERPKTKDLVSTLSALQNKPDVPSYVMLGIPKGEEAPSTPAHPLSPMGDACSRMDLTAIHQFLVMQHYKDDEGTNELSFQEWTQQMRDMLDARKRGDLAFRDKDFKTAIDCYSQFIDVGTMISPTVHARRSLCYLMCDQPDAALRDAMQAQCINPDWSTAFYMQAVALAKLDMHKDAADMLNEAAMLEEKRQRGGK, from the exons ATGGGCTGCTGCGAATCGAAGGAGGGTCCGCCGCGCGGGGCGGAGAAGGGTCAGTGGCAGCAGCAGCATCACGGCCACCGCCGCTCCTCTTCTGTTAACGGTGGGGGGTCAACTGGGTTCGCGGAGTTCTCGCTGCCGGAGCTGAAGGCGGCTACCAACAACTTCAGCTCCGACAATATTGTATCGGAGAGCGGCGAGAAGGCGCCTAATGTCGTCTATAAGGGACGTTTGCAGAATCAACGGTGGATCGCTGTCAAGAAATTTACCAAGTTGGCGTGGCCGGACCATAAACAGTTTGCT GAGGAAGCAAAGGAAGTGGCGAAGCTGAAGCACAAGAGGCTTGCGAATCTGATTGGATACTGTTGTGAGGGAGATGAGCGGCTGCTCGTAGCTGAATTTATGCCTAATGAGACTCTTGTTAAGCATTTGTTTCACT GGGAAAATCAAACTCCTGAGTGGGCGATGCGTCTTAGAGTTGCTTTGTACATGGCTGAAGCCTTGGATTATTGCAGCAACGAAGGTCGCCCACTCTACCATGACTTGAATGCCTATAGGGTTCTCTTTGATGAG AATGGTGATCCGCGTCTTTCCTGTTTTGGATTGATGAAAAATAGCAGGGATGGTAAAAGTTATAGCACGAATCTCGCATATACACCTCCGGAGTATTTAAGAAATG GAAGGGTTACTCCAGAAACTGTTGTGTTCAGCTTCGGAACTGTCCTTTTAGATCTTCTTAGTGGAAAGCATATCCCTCCAAGTCAT GCTCTGGATATGATACGGGGCAAAAATATTCTTCTTTTGATGGATTCCCATTTGGAGGGGAATTTCTCAGCCGAAGAGGCTACTGTAGTCTTTGATCTTGCTTCACAATGTTTGCAGTATGAACCAAGGGAGCGGCCAAAGACCAAAGATCTTGTTTCAACTCTTTCCGCATTGCAAAATAAACCTGAT GTTCCATCTTATGTTATGCTGGGCATTCCAAAGGGTGAAGAAGCACCGTCTACTCCAGCACACCCTCTCTCTCCAATGGGTGATGCCTGTTCTCGTATGGATCTTACTGCTATCCATCAGTTTTTGGTGATGCAGCACTACAAAGATGATGAGGGAACCAATGAG CTATCTTTCCAAGAATGGACTCAACAAATGAGAGATATGTTGGATGCAAGGAAAAGAGGAGACCTCGCCTTTCGGGACAAAGATTTCAAAACTGCCATTGATTGTTATTCTCAG TTTATAGATGTTGGGACCATGATTTCCCCAACTGTTCATGCACGGCGGAGCCTTTGTTATCTAATGTGCGATCAGCCTGATGCTGCCCTTCGAGATGCAATGCAAGCGCAGTGCATCAACCCAGATTGGTCGACAGCATTCTACATGCAGGCGGTGGCACTTGCGAAGCTGGACATGCACAAGGATGCAGCCGACATGTTGAACGAGGCTGCCATGCTAGAAGAAAAGAGACAACGAGGTGGGAAATGA
- the LOC140883562 gene encoding NADH dehydrogenase [ubiquinone] 1 beta subcomplex subunit 2, with protein sequence MGGGHGHGVTYKGVTLHQPKRWHTVTGKGMCAVMWFWILYRAKKDGPVVLGWRHPWEGHDDHH encoded by the exons ATGGGAGGAGGACACGGCCATGGCGTCACGTACAAAGGGGTGACTTTGCATCAGCCCAAGCGCTGGCATACCGTAACTGGGAAAGGCATGTGTGCCGTCATGTG gtTTTGGATTCTCTATAGAGCAAAAAAAGATGGTCCTGTGGTATTG GGCTGGAGGCACCCTTGGGAAGGTCATGATGATCACCACTAG
- the LOC140884114 gene encoding uncharacterized protein, whose amino-acid sequence MFSFLTNNNNNNNNNSPQNRRRRNQVIFRRCTPPRARRNRKRERAEGRWCVEIRRMITRSKLAEQLREYQIRSKYDWASVSFFSSTSKVTSSRVDVAIFVLWELGILAFLVFTAVSLYFKHLRLAVILLCVTLLLLLCMKITKQVKLARKRKRRMLLPLSL is encoded by the exons ATGTTTTCCTTTttgacaaataataataataataataataataattcaccTCAAAATCGCCGCCGCCGTAATCAGGTTATCTTCCGCCGTTGCACACCTCCGCGAGCAAGGAGGAATAGAAAAAGGGAGAGGGCGGAGGGACGGTGGTGCGTGGAGATAAGGAGGATGATAACGCGATCGAAACTGGCGGAGCAGCTGAGAGAGTATCAGATTCGATCCAAATACGACTGGGCTTCTGTCTCCTTTTTCTCCTCCACCTCCAAAGTCACCTCTTCTAG GGTCGATGTTGCGATCTTTGTTTTATGGGAACTCGGGATTTTAGCATTCCTTGTTTTCACGGCGGTTTCCTTATATTTCAAGCATTTGAGACTTGCTGTTATTTTGTTATGTGTTACACTGCTATTACTTTTATGTATGAAAATTACAAAGCAAGTAAAACTGGCTCGGAAGAGGAAGCGAAGGATGCTTCTTCCACTATCTTTGTAA